Proteins encoded in a region of the Pseudomonas shahriarae genome:
- a CDS encoding GNAT family N-acetyltransferase, translated as MLTFKDHNDRAAAVYATVTAEHWIEALRDGRHVLIRPLEDKDREREYAFIKRLSPESRHMRFLAQINEPSDSLLNTLMDTDNQHRVAYIALAHENGHLIEIGISRYAATGKDDCECAVTVADEWAHLGLGTLLMKHLLNAASKNGYRRMYSVDAASNIPMRNLVRALGFESCIDPRDPHQVIHSRHL; from the coding sequence ATGCTCACCTTCAAAGACCACAATGATCGGGCGGCGGCAGTTTATGCCACCGTCACCGCAGAACACTGGATCGAAGCGCTCAGGGACGGTCGCCACGTACTGATACGGCCGCTCGAGGACAAGGATCGCGAGCGTGAGTATGCGTTTATCAAACGCTTGTCCCCCGAATCGAGACATATGCGCTTCCTGGCGCAGATCAACGAGCCCAGTGACAGCCTGCTCAATACGTTGATGGACACCGATAACCAACATCGAGTGGCCTATATCGCGCTGGCGCACGAAAACGGTCATCTGATCGAGATCGGCATCAGCCGTTACGCCGCTACTGGCAAGGATGACTGTGAGTGCGCAGTAACAGTAGCCGATGAATGGGCGCACCTGGGCCTGGGCACTCTACTGATGAAACATTTGCTCAACGCCGCCAGCAAGAATGGCTACCGCCGGATGTATTCGGTGGATGCCGCGAGCAATATCCCCATGCGTAACCTGGTCAGAGCCCTGGGCTTCGAGTCATGCATTGATCCCCGTGACCCCCACCAAGTGATCCATAGCCGTCACCTGTAG
- a CDS encoding MgtC/SapB family protein translates to MNETLGMAGAATALGIGMLIGLERERHKGQGQGRACAGLRTFAITALLGYVAMQVGAGLLVGIVAITLGLLVTVAYWRSLSDDPGVTSEVALITVLLLGAMCSTSPELAIAIAVVMAGLLTYRQKLHYFARNQLTDVEVRDGLVLATAALVVLPLVPDRFIGAYAAINLRTICTLTVLLMVVGAVGHIAVRTLGTRYGYAISAIASGFASSTVTIATMGNIAAREPENIKVLSAAAIFSNLATVTQVGLIMGAVDSSLLRHIWGPLLCGAAATALYGLCLMFPRPANDVGQPIKVGGAFNLKLALVVSLTMTGITFLSSVMLNHFGEIGVMLTATLSGLADAHSSTASISTLAKSGQLPLSATTIPILIAVSSNTLSKCLVAWISGGRRFAAYVIPGQVLLTLAMWAGILLL, encoded by the coding sequence ATGAATGAAACCCTCGGCATGGCAGGCGCGGCAACCGCACTGGGGATCGGTATGCTCATTGGGCTGGAGCGCGAGCGGCACAAAGGGCAGGGACAAGGCCGCGCCTGTGCAGGACTGCGCACGTTTGCGATCACCGCGCTGTTGGGTTATGTGGCGATGCAGGTCGGCGCCGGTCTGCTGGTCGGGATCGTGGCGATAACCCTTGGGTTGCTGGTCACCGTGGCGTACTGGCGCAGCCTGAGCGATGACCCGGGCGTCACCAGTGAAGTGGCATTGATCACGGTTTTGCTGCTGGGGGCGATGTGCAGTACATCGCCCGAACTGGCCATCGCCATCGCCGTGGTGATGGCGGGCCTGCTGACCTATCGACAGAAGCTGCACTACTTTGCCCGTAACCAACTGACTGATGTGGAAGTGCGCGACGGCCTGGTACTGGCGACTGCCGCGCTGGTGGTGCTGCCGCTGGTCCCTGACCGCTTTATCGGCGCCTACGCCGCGATCAACCTGCGCACCATTTGCACGCTCACGGTATTGCTCATGGTAGTGGGGGCGGTGGGGCATATTGCTGTGCGCACCCTGGGCACCCGGTATGGGTATGCAATCAGTGCCATTGCTTCGGGATTTGCCTCCAGCACCGTGACCATTGCCACCATGGGGAATATCGCCGCCAGGGAGCCGGAGAACATCAAGGTCTTGAGTGCCGCCGCGATCTTCTCCAACCTGGCGACGGTCACCCAAGTCGGGCTGATCATGGGGGCGGTCGACAGCAGTCTGTTACGTCATATCTGGGGACCGCTGTTGTGCGGCGCCGCTGCTACAGCGCTGTATGGACTGTGCTTGATGTTTCCCCGGCCTGCGAATGACGTGGGGCAACCGATCAAGGTCGGCGGCGCGTTCAATCTCAAGCTGGCGCTGGTGGTCTCATTGACCATGACCGGCATCACTTTCCTGTCGTCGGTGATGCTCAATCACTTCGGTGAAATCGGAGTCATGCTCACGGCGACCCTGTCCGGCCTCGCCGATGCCCATTCCTCGACAGCATCAATTTCGACATTGGCCAAGTCCGGTCAGTTGCCACTTAGCGCCACCACTATTCCTATACTGATTGCAGTCAGCAGTAACACGCTGAGCAAATGCCTGGTGGCGTGGATCAGCGGCGGGCGACGGTTCGCCGCTTACGTTATCCCGGGCCAGGTCTTGCTGACGCTGGCCATGTGGGCCGGGATCTTGCTTCTTTGA
- a CDS encoding universal stress protein — MSQAQRLLLIAPSTLTRTPAFERAGALAKAMQMPLHIVAFDYLQALAVAGLFAPEQMNRARDGYLQNHRQWLTEQAGLISQHGVQVTSEVVWVQHPYEEILHFVSEMPLALIIKDAQEESALQRIFFAPLDWQLLRDCPVPVHLVTNALNPRPRNILAIVDVLRNEEQDNVFNDQIINAAVKLANECDAHLELMHVYDWAAIYVQDMGFGALPLATGIYEALGTTQREVFAAMAERHGVPPEYRHFIEGNPVLSICEFAAEHRTDIIVMGTVQHKGLNKLLGTTAEQLLQRAPCSVLAIKPGRVLQS, encoded by the coding sequence ATGTCGCAGGCTCAGCGTTTACTGTTAATTGCCCCCTCAACCCTGACCCGTACACCCGCGTTCGAGCGGGCCGGCGCGTTGGCCAAGGCGATGCAAATGCCTTTGCACATTGTCGCATTTGACTACTTGCAGGCCTTGGCGGTGGCCGGCCTGTTCGCCCCTGAGCAAATGAACCGGGCCCGTGACGGTTATTTGCAAAACCACAGGCAGTGGCTCACGGAGCAGGCGGGGTTGATCAGCCAACACGGGGTGCAGGTCACCAGCGAAGTGGTGTGGGTGCAACACCCTTACGAAGAAATCCTGCACTTTGTCAGTGAGATGCCACTGGCGTTGATCATCAAGGATGCGCAGGAAGAATCAGCCTTGCAGCGGATCTTTTTCGCACCCCTGGACTGGCAGTTACTGCGCGATTGTCCGGTACCTGTGCATTTGGTGACCAACGCGCTCAACCCTCGGCCGCGCAATATCCTGGCCATCGTCGATGTGCTGCGCAATGAGGAGCAGGACAATGTGTTCAACGACCAGATCATCAACGCAGCGGTAAAGCTGGCCAACGAGTGCGATGCCCACCTTGAGTTGATGCATGTGTATGACTGGGCGGCGATCTACGTCCAGGACATGGGCTTTGGTGCCTTGCCCCTGGCCACTGGGATTTATGAGGCGCTGGGCACGACTCAGCGGGAAGTGTTTGCCGCCATGGCTGAACGCCATGGTGTACCGCCAGAGTATCGCCACTTCATCGAGGGCAACCCGGTGTTGAGTATTTGTGAGTTCGCTGCCGAGCATCGCACGGACATCATTGTGATGGGCACGGTTCAGCACAAGGGGTTGAACAAGTTGCTCGGGACCACCGCTGAACAACTCCTGCAGCGGGCGCCCTGCAGTGTGCTGGCAATCAAGCCCGGGCGGGTATTGCAATCCTGA
- a CDS encoding NAD(P)-dependent alcohol dehydrogenase: MATMKAAVFVEKNRIVLEDKPIPTVGPLDALIRITTTTLCGTDVHILRGEYPVAKGLTVGHEPVGVIEQLGSQVRGFVEGQRVIAGAITPSGQSYACLCGCASQDGPDTRHGFRATGGWKFGNSIDGCQAEYVLVPDATANLCPIPDGLSDEQVLMCPDIMSTGFSGAERAEVSIGDTVAVFALGPIGLCAVAGARLKGATTIIGVDAVPARMSVARRLGATHVVNFKDGNVVEQIMALTDGRGVDVSIEALGTQGTFESALRVLRPGGRLSSLGVYSSDLRIPLDAFAAGLGDYSIVTTLCPGGKERMRRLMAVVNSGGVDLSPLVTHRFKLDDIEAAYELFAHQQDGVMKVAITP; the protein is encoded by the coding sequence ATGGCGACCATGAAAGCGGCTGTTTTCGTTGAAAAGAACCGGATCGTCCTGGAAGACAAACCCATCCCCACTGTGGGGCCTCTGGATGCTTTGATCCGGATTACCACGACGACCCTCTGCGGTACCGACGTGCACATCTTGCGCGGTGAGTATCCGGTGGCCAAAGGGCTGACGGTGGGGCATGAGCCCGTAGGGGTCATTGAGCAGTTGGGCTCGCAGGTGCGCGGCTTTGTCGAAGGGCAGCGGGTCATTGCCGGTGCCATCACTCCCAGCGGGCAAAGTTACGCTTGCCTCTGTGGCTGTGCTTCGCAGGATGGCCCGGACACCCGCCACGGTTTTCGCGCCACGGGTGGCTGGAAGTTCGGCAATAGTATTGACGGTTGCCAGGCGGAGTACGTGCTGGTGCCAGACGCCACCGCCAATTTATGCCCGATTCCGGACGGCCTCAGCGATGAGCAGGTGTTGATGTGCCCGGACATTATGTCCACCGGTTTTTCCGGGGCAGAGCGCGCCGAGGTCAGCATCGGCGATACCGTTGCGGTGTTCGCCCTCGGGCCAATCGGCCTCTGTGCAGTGGCCGGCGCGCGTCTCAAGGGCGCGACTACCATCATTGGCGTCGATGCCGTGCCTGCGCGGATGAGTGTTGCGCGGCGCCTGGGGGCCACCCATGTGGTCAACTTCAAGGACGGTAATGTCGTCGAGCAAATCATGGCCTTGACCGATGGGCGTGGGGTGGATGTGTCCATCGAGGCATTGGGCACGCAAGGCACGTTCGAGTCCGCTTTGCGGGTCTTGCGCCCCGGTGGTCGGTTATCCAGTCTCGGCGTTTATTCCAGTGACTTGCGCATACCCCTGGATGCCTTCGCCGCCGGGCTCGGGGACTACAGTATTGTCACGACCCTGTGCCCCGGCGGCAAAGAGCGTATGCGCCGGCTGATGGCGGTGGTTAACAGCGGCGGTGTGGACCTGTCACCCCTGGTAACCCATCGTTTCAAGCTCGACGACATTGAAGCGGCCTATGAGCTGTTTGCTCACCAGCAGGATGGTGTGATGAAGGTCGCGATTACGCCGTGA